A portion of the Citrobacter rodentium NBRC 105723 = DSM 16636 genome contains these proteins:
- a CDS encoding sugar diacid recognition domain-containing protein, producing the protein MNKIQANYYLQDATARQIVQRTMGIIPYSVNVMNEHGMIIASGESSRLHQRHEGAVLALTENRVVEIDSATANKLKGVKPGINLPINFRDRLIGVLGITGEPSEVKAYAQLVKMASELIIEQMALLEQKQWDKRYREELINQLILRDPPPDSLSAVVSWLGINLQLPRVVVIMELQQPDRDALRNLMDYFEYRARDHLVTFSDFNELIILKPVALKNGVRDKSQELSELQRFKHYAQSCGFSRLIVGSYFSGDSGLRRSFQTAKSTQAMAKRLKLKHQFIFHDDYALASLLGGLSGTWQAEELSKIWRELVVHDAKGVLQKTLQHYFEHNCDLSQTASSLHIHVNTLRYRLQRVEEISGIKINNLKQLLWLYIGMELQR; encoded by the coding sequence ATGAATAAGATTCAAGCCAATTACTATCTACAGGACGCTACCGCTCGTCAGATTGTGCAACGTACCATGGGGATTATTCCCTACTCGGTGAATGTAATGAATGAGCACGGGATGATCATCGCTTCCGGTGAAAGCTCACGTTTACATCAGCGCCATGAAGGCGCGGTGCTGGCGTTAACTGAAAACCGGGTCGTTGAGATCGACTCGGCAACGGCAAATAAACTCAAAGGCGTTAAGCCGGGCATAAATTTACCGATTAATTTTCGCGATCGGCTTATCGGCGTGCTGGGTATCACCGGTGAACCGAGTGAAGTAAAAGCCTACGCGCAACTCGTGAAAATGGCCTCGGAATTAATCATCGAGCAAATGGCGCTCCTTGAGCAAAAACAATGGGATAAACGCTACCGCGAAGAGCTGATTAACCAGCTGATTTTACGCGATCCCCCGCCGGACTCGTTGAGCGCGGTAGTGTCATGGCTGGGGATTAACCTTCAGCTACCGCGGGTAGTGGTGATTATGGAACTGCAACAGCCGGATCGCGATGCGCTGCGCAATCTGATGGATTATTTTGAATACCGCGCCCGCGATCATCTGGTGACCTTCTCCGATTTCAACGAACTGATCATTTTAAAACCCGTCGCGCTAAAAAATGGCGTCCGGGATAAATCACAGGAGCTGAGCGAGCTGCAAAGATTTAAACACTACGCGCAGTCGTGCGGTTTTTCACGGCTGATCGTCGGCAGCTATTTCTCCGGCGACAGCGGTCTGCGGCGCTCTTTTCAGACGGCGAAATCAACGCAGGCGATGGCGAAAAGGCTGAAATTAAAGCATCAGTTTATCTTTCACGACGACTATGCGCTGGCGTCGTTATTAGGCGGCCTTTCAGGCACCTGGCAAGCGGAAGAGCTATCCAAAATCTGGCGCGAACTGGTGGTCCATGACGCGAAAGGCGTTTTGCAAAAGACCCTGCAACACTATTTTGAACACAATTGTGATCTCTCGCAAACAGCGTCCAGCCTGCATATTCACGTCAATACTTTACGCTACCGATTACAGCGTGTTGAAGAAATAAGCGGAATAAAAATCAACAATTTAAAACAACTGCTTTGGTTGTATATCGGTATGGAATTACAACGCTAA
- a CDS encoding GntP family permease, producing the protein MVSISATGAVIALVVAIVLILRKVSPAYGMMAGALVGGLVGGADLVQTVTLMVTGAQGITNAVLRILAAGVLAGVLIESGAANTIAETVVKKVGESRALLALAIATMILTAVGVFIDVAVITVAPIALSIARRAGLSRLAILLAMIGGGKAGNVMSPNPNAIAASDAFHVPLTSVMMAGVIPGLFGLIMAYFLAKRLSHKGSMVTTEEAISHDAQGTQPGFLAAISAPLAAIVLLALRPVAGIAIDPLIALPVGGLVGAILMGRFKQSNAFMLSGLTRMAPVAIMLLGTGTLAGIIANSALKDVLIEGLTASGLPSYLLAPISGAIMSMATASTTAGTAVAAGVFSQTLLGLGVSALAGAAMIHAGATVLDHLPHGSFFHATGGSVSMQIHERLKLLPYETLVGFVIALISTLMFGVFGLAG; encoded by the coding sequence ATGGTTTCAATTTCCGCAACAGGCGCCGTCATCGCACTGGTGGTGGCTATCGTTTTAATCTTACGCAAAGTTTCTCCCGCTTACGGCATGATGGCGGGAGCGCTGGTTGGCGGGCTCGTCGGCGGCGCCGATCTGGTGCAGACCGTTACGCTGATGGTGACTGGCGCGCAGGGCATTACCAACGCCGTGCTGCGCATTCTGGCGGCGGGGGTGCTGGCCGGCGTGCTGATTGAATCCGGCGCGGCGAACACCATCGCCGAAACGGTGGTGAAAAAAGTCGGCGAAAGCCGGGCGCTTTTAGCGTTAGCGATTGCCACCATGATCCTGACCGCCGTTGGCGTGTTCATCGACGTGGCGGTGATTACCGTCGCGCCGATTGCTCTGTCGATCGCCCGGCGCGCCGGACTCTCCAGGCTCGCCATTCTGCTGGCGATGATTGGCGGCGGTAAAGCAGGCAATGTGATGTCGCCAAATCCTAACGCCATCGCCGCTTCGGACGCCTTTCACGTCCCGCTGACCTCGGTAATGATGGCGGGCGTTATTCCCGGCCTGTTCGGTCTGATAATGGCCTATTTCCTCGCTAAGCGCCTGAGCCACAAAGGTTCAATGGTGACAACGGAAGAGGCGATTTCACATGACGCGCAGGGTACGCAGCCGGGGTTCCTGGCCGCGATCAGCGCGCCGCTGGCGGCCATTGTGCTGCTGGCCTTGCGTCCGGTTGCGGGTATCGCCATCGACCCGCTCATCGCCTTGCCGGTGGGAGGCCTGGTCGGCGCGATCCTGATGGGCAGATTTAAGCAAAGTAACGCATTTATGCTGTCCGGGCTGACGCGCATGGCGCCGGTCGCCATTATGCTGCTCGGAACCGGTACTCTCGCCGGGATCATCGCTAACTCCGCGTTAAAAGATGTGCTGATTGAGGGGCTGACCGCCTCCGGCCTTCCTTCTTACCTGCTGGCGCCGATTTCCGGGGCGATTATGTCGATGGCAACGGCGTCGACAACCGCAGGCACCGCCGTCGCCGCCGGGGTATTCAGCCAGACGCTGCTGGGGCTTGGCGTGTCGGCACTCGCTGGCGCGGCGATGATTCATGCAGGCGCGACCGTACTGGATCACCTCCCCCACGGCAGTTTCTTTCACGCTACCGGCGGCAGCGTCAGTATGCAAATCCACGAACGCTTAAAACTGCTGCCTTATGAAACCCTTGTCGGTTTTGTTATCGCCCTGATTTCCACACTGATGTTTGGCGTCTTCGGACTTGCCGGGTAA